One genomic segment of Erythrobacter sp. THAF29 includes these proteins:
- a CDS encoding heavy metal translocating P-type ATPase, translating to MNAVHIPPQAAGESLVSSRFTVPGMRCAGCIAKIERELPKVEGVSAARVNFSAKRVAIEHDPSVKSEQLVDALLHLGFEAQPVEENPLGFEDRERKRLMRALAVAGFGMMNIMLLSVSVWSGAEGATRQMFHWISGAIALPVIAYAGQPFFSSAWMALKYRRTNMDVPISIGVLLATGLSIFETLTGGEHAYFESAVMLLFFLLAGRALDATMRGRTRAGIGALLGRMGKSASVIAPDGSTRRVKASELEPGMLVLVAAGEALAADGEIEHGTSAIDNSMLTGETTPEPVGVGSEVHAGAINIAAPIRVRLTRTADDTVLADIARLMDEAGQSRSAYVRIADRAARLYAPAVHSLAALAFAGWMIAGAGWHQSLVIAIAVLIITCPCAIGLAVPAAQVVASGALLKRGLLVKDGSALERLAEVDTALFDKTGTLTLGEPRPDISGLDEDARAVALGLAQNSRHPLSRGLVRALRQEGVEPADITDVEELSGKGLTGRWHGVAVALDRASSASVDLATNLRIGSHCLTLRFSDPLRPDCAQTIRELDALGIRSSILSGDRKEAVRAVADELGIEGEAAVTPQEKLARLEELKAAGHRPLMIGDGLNDGPALAAAHASIAPGTASDASQQAADAVFIGETLMPVALAVRVARKTMRIVRQNFAFAIGYNVLAVPLALFGYVTPLIAAIAMSVSSLVVVANSLRLSRAAQVASR from the coding sequence ATGAACGCGGTCCACATCCCTCCCCAGGCCGCAGGAGAGTCCCTCGTCTCCTCGCGCTTTACCGTGCCCGGAATGCGCTGCGCCGGCTGTATCGCCAAGATCGAACGCGAATTGCCCAAGGTGGAGGGTGTAAGCGCCGCGCGAGTGAACTTTTCGGCCAAGAGGGTCGCAATTGAACACGATCCTTCGGTAAAATCCGAGCAACTGGTCGATGCGCTGCTGCATCTGGGCTTCGAAGCCCAGCCGGTCGAAGAAAACCCGCTCGGTTTCGAAGACAGGGAACGAAAGCGGCTGATGCGGGCGCTCGCCGTCGCGGGCTTCGGGATGATGAACATCATGCTGCTTTCGGTGAGCGTGTGGTCTGGCGCCGAAGGCGCGACCAGGCAGATGTTCCACTGGATCTCGGGCGCAATAGCATTGCCAGTGATCGCCTATGCGGGACAGCCCTTCTTCTCGTCTGCCTGGATGGCGCTCAAGTATCGCCGCACCAATATGGACGTGCCGATTTCCATCGGAGTGCTGCTCGCAACAGGGCTCAGCATCTTTGAAACCCTGACCGGCGGCGAGCACGCCTATTTCGAGAGCGCTGTCATGCTGCTCTTTTTCCTTCTTGCGGGCCGCGCGCTCGATGCGACGATGCGCGGGCGAACGCGCGCCGGAATCGGCGCTTTGCTGGGACGGATGGGCAAGAGCGCGAGCGTGATCGCGCCCGATGGATCGACAAGGCGGGTAAAGGCAAGCGAGCTCGAACCCGGTATGCTGGTGCTTGTCGCGGCGGGGGAGGCACTCGCAGCCGATGGCGAGATCGAGCACGGTACAAGCGCGATCGATAACTCGATGCTGACCGGTGAGACCACACCCGAACCCGTCGGGGTCGGGAGCGAGGTGCATGCGGGTGCAATCAACATCGCCGCGCCGATCCGTGTTCGCCTGACGCGGACGGCGGATGACACGGTGCTCGCCGATATCGCGCGCCTGATGGACGAGGCCGGGCAGTCGCGCAGCGCCTATGTCCGTATCGCCGACCGTGCGGCGCGTCTGTATGCTCCCGCCGTCCACTCACTCGCAGCGCTGGCCTTTGCCGGCTGGATGATCGCGGGTGCGGGCTGGCACCAGTCGCTCGTGATTGCGATCGCGGTGCTTATCATCACCTGCCCTTGCGCCATCGGCCTCGCCGTCCCGGCAGCGCAGGTCGTCGCTTCCGGCGCTTTGCTCAAACGCGGACTGCTCGTGAAGGACGGGAGCGCGCTCGAACGTCTGGCCGAGGTGGACACGGCTCTTTTCGACAAGACCGGTACGCTGACACTGGGCGAACCTCGTCCGGACATTTCCGGCCTCGACGAAGATGCGCGCGCGGTCGCGCTTGGCCTCGCGCAGAACAGCCGGCATCCTCTGAGCCGTGGGCTCGTGCGCGCTTTGAGGCAAGAGGGCGTGGAACCGGCAGACATAACCGATGTCGAGGAGTTGAGCGGCAAAGGGCTCACCGGACGCTGGCATGGGGTTGCGGTCGCGCTCGACCGTGCCTCTTCGGCTTCGGTCGACCTTGCGACAAACCTGCGCATCGGGAGCCACTGCCTGACGCTGAGATTCAGCGATCCGCTGCGACCCGATTGCGCGCAGACCATACGTGAACTCGATGCGCTGGGGATCCGGTCGAGCATTCTCTCGGGCGACCGGAAAGAAGCCGTGCGCGCCGTCGCGGACGAACTTGGCATCGAAGGCGAGGCAGCGGTCACCCCGCAGGAAAAGCTCGCCCGGCTCGAAGAGCTCAAGGCTGCCGGGCACCGCCCGCTGATGATCGGCGACGGCTTGAACGATGGCCCCGCTCTTGCCGCCGCCCACGCCTCGATCGCGCCCGGCACCGCGAGCGATGCAAGCCAGCAGGCGGCGGACGCGGTATTCATTGGCGAGACGCTGATGCCGGTCGCATTGGCTGTCAGGGTGGCGCGCAAGACGATGCGGATCGTGCGACAGAATTTCGCCTTCGCCATCGGCTACAATGTGCTCGCCGTGCCGCTCGCGCTGTTCGGCTATGTCACCCCGCTGATCGCCGCGATTGCCATGTCGGTGAGTTCGCTGGTCGTGGTCGCCAACTCGTTGCGCCTCTCGCGGGCAGCACAGGTGGCGAGCCGATGA
- a CDS encoding DUF2141 domain-containing protein gives MKAIALGLSALALGASLAVAPTSAAQSGYAKVITNDMSRCAPGNGPAVRLRITGLRSGSGNLFVRTYYAKRGDWLKSKRYLTRIDAKPRAGAMTVCVPVPAAGRYAIAVQHDENGNREMDVSTDGAGMSNNPRIGSFLGIPRPPSVDKAAFTVNGGVTRLNIAMRYRD, from the coding sequence ATGAAGGCAATCGCATTGGGACTGAGCGCGCTTGCGCTTGGGGCGTCGCTCGCCGTCGCACCGACCTCCGCCGCGCAATCGGGCTATGCCAAAGTCATCACCAATGACATGAGCCGCTGCGCCCCCGGCAATGGGCCGGCGGTCAGGCTGCGCATAACCGGCCTGCGCTCGGGCAGCGGAAATCTGTTTGTGCGCACCTATTACGCCAAGCGCGGCGACTGGTTGAAGAGCAAGCGCTACCTCACTCGTATAGATGCCAAGCCGCGTGCAGGCGCGATGACGGTCTGCGTGCCGGTCCCCGCCGCTGGTCGCTATGCCATCGCCGTGCAGCATGACGAGAACGGCAACCGCGAAATGGACGTCTCGACCGATGGCGCGGGCATGTCGAACAATCCCAGGATCGGTTCGTTCCTTGGCATTCCGCGTCCGCCTTCGGTCGACAAGGCCGCTTTTACCGTCAATGGCGGAGTGACGCGATTGAACATCGCGATGCGCTATCGCGACTAG
- the rpe gene encoding ribulose-phosphate 3-epimerase: MPTPLISPSILSADFSKLGEEVRAIDTAGADWIHVDVMDGHYVPNITIGPAVVKALRPHTQKPFDVHLMIAPVDPYLEAFAEAGADIITVHPEAGPHIHRTLQAIRGLGKKAGVVLNPGTPVEVLDNLMDLVDLILVMSVNPGFGGQSFIPSQLEKIRRIRAMIEKEGRPIHLEVDGGVNPETAKQCIEAGADVLVAGSATFKGGPGQYAANIAALKGEG; encoded by the coding sequence ATGCCGACACCTCTCATCTCTCCCTCGATCCTGTCCGCCGACTTTTCGAAGTTGGGCGAGGAAGTGCGCGCGATCGACACGGCGGGGGCCGACTGGATCCATGTCGATGTGATGGATGGGCATTACGTGCCCAATATCACCATCGGCCCGGCGGTGGTGAAGGCGCTGCGGCCGCACACACAAAAGCCGTTCGATGTCCACCTGATGATTGCGCCGGTCGATCCCTATCTAGAAGCCTTTGCCGAGGCGGGCGCGGACATCATCACCGTTCATCCCGAAGCGGGGCCGCATATCCATCGCACGCTGCAGGCGATCCGCGGGCTGGGCAAGAAAGCCGGCGTAGTGCTCAACCCCGGCACCCCGGTCGAGGTGCTGGATAACCTCATGGACCTCGTCGACCTCATACTGGTGATGAGCGTCAATCCCGGTTTCGGTGGGCAGAGTTTCATCCCCTCCCAGCTTGAGAAGATCCGCCGCATCCGTGCCATGATCGAGAAAGAGGGACGCCCGATCCACCTCGAAGTCGATGGCGGGGTCAATCCCGAAACGGCAAAGCAATGCATCGAGGCGGGCGCCGACGTGCTCGTCGCGGGTTCGGCCACTTTCAAGGGCGGGCCAGGGCAATACGCCGCCAATATCGCCGCGCTCAAGGGAGAGGGATGA
- a CDS encoding M20 family metallopeptidase — protein MLTSDILDSARVLAPDIVALRRAIHAEPELGLQTPMTMAKVREALADLPLTWKSGSSTTGEVATLSGGKAGEGSPIVLLRGDMDALPMDEKTGLDFASTIPGRMHACGHDTHTAMLVGAARLLAERRDELAGSVQFMFQPGEEGYHGARFMLDDGVIDPLPDAAFALHIMPNAPFGVLAGRAGPLMAAADQFTITVRGKGGHASMPHDCADPVPAAAAIVGALQAMVTRRFKATNAVVVTVTQIHGGTAHNVIPDDVMLGGTIRTLSADHREKAHTLIVETAKQTAAAYGVEAEVELELGFPVTVCDPRAVSLGEKVAKQLGGEGGWRDLADPIMGAEDFSYLLEKVPGAMFFLGVAPEGEDWTQCCAIHSPRMHVDEGALPHGAAMLAGCALEYLENGFG, from the coding sequence ATGCTGACATCCGATATCCTCGATTCCGCCCGCGTGCTCGCGCCCGATATCGTGGCGCTGCGCCGCGCGATCCATGCCGAGCCCGAACTCGGGCTCCAAACACCGATGACGATGGCCAAGGTGCGCGAGGCGCTTGCCGACCTGCCCCTCACTTGGAAATCGGGGTCTTCGACCACTGGCGAGGTGGCCACGCTTTCCGGCGGCAAGGCGGGCGAGGGAAGCCCCATCGTCTTGCTGCGCGGCGACATGGACGCGCTGCCGATGGACGAGAAGACCGGCCTCGATTTTGCCTCGACTATTCCGGGCCGGATGCACGCTTGTGGTCACGACACGCACACCGCGATGCTGGTCGGCGCGGCGCGGCTGCTTGCCGAGCGCCGCGACGAGCTCGCCGGCTCGGTACAGTTCATGTTCCAGCCCGGCGAGGAAGGCTATCACGGTGCGCGCTTCATGCTTGACGATGGAGTGATCGACCCGCTGCCCGATGCCGCCTTCGCGCTCCATATCATGCCCAATGCGCCATTCGGGGTTCTCGCCGGACGCGCAGGCCCGCTGATGGCCGCTGCCGACCAGTTTACGATTACGGTCAGGGGCAAGGGCGGTCATGCCTCGATGCCGCACGATTGCGCCGATCCCGTCCCTGCCGCCGCAGCGATCGTGGGTGCGTTGCAGGCGATGGTCACCCGCCGTTTCAAGGCGACGAATGCCGTCGTCGTCACCGTCACCCAGATCCACGGCGGCACAGCTCACAACGTGATCCCCGACGACGTGATGCTCGGAGGCACGATCCGCACGCTCTCGGCTGATCATCGTGAGAAGGCCCACACCCTCATCGTTGAAACCGCGAAACAAACCGCCGCAGCCTATGGCGTCGAGGCGGAAGTCGAACTCGAGCTCGGCTTCCCCGTGACGGTGTGTGACCCGCGCGCGGTATCGCTGGGAGAAAAGGTCGCAAAGCAGCTCGGCGGCGAGGGCGGATGGCGCGACCTTGCCGATCCGATCATGGGGGCGGAGGACTTTTCCTACCTGCTCGAGAAGGTGCCCGGCGCGATGTTCTTCCTTGGCGTTGCGCCTGAGGGAGAGGACTGGACGCAGTGCTGCGCGATCCACAGCCCGCGCATGCATGTCGATGAAGGCGCGCTCCCCCACGGTGCTGCGATGCTGGCCGGCTGCGCGCTCGAATACCTCGAGAACGGCTTCGGTTAA
- the ccoS gene encoding cbb3-type cytochrome oxidase assembly protein CcoS — protein MTVLAILIPIALIMGAAGLAAFFWAMRNGQYEDLDGAAHRILIDEVEDGPG, from the coding sequence ATGACCGTCCTCGCCATCCTCATTCCGATAGCGCTCATCATGGGCGCGGCAGGGCTCGCTGCGTTCTTCTGGGCGATGAGAAACGGTCAATACGAAGACCTTGATGGGGCGGCGCACCGCATTCTCATCGATGAAGTTGAGGACGGGCCTGGTTAA
- a CDS encoding FixH family protein, with protein sequence MTDNASHPKFTGKHMAAVLVIGFGIVVAVNFFMASLATSGFHGVVVENSYVASQKFNGWLDEAEKSRALGWKVETVRDESGFVVVEAANLPGEARVEAELRRPIGEREYASLAFTSSGDGRYRSTEPVTPGRWIIRLRIEAGGDVWTGESELR encoded by the coding sequence ATGACCGACAACGCCTCGCACCCGAAATTCACCGGCAAGCACATGGCGGCCGTGCTCGTCATCGGATTCGGCATCGTCGTGGCAGTGAACTTCTTCATGGCGAGCCTCGCCACCAGCGGATTTCACGGTGTGGTGGTCGAAAACTCCTACGTCGCCAGCCAGAAATTCAATGGCTGGCTCGACGAAGCGGAGAAATCGCGCGCTCTCGGCTGGAAGGTTGAAACCGTGCGCGACGAAAGCGGCTTCGTCGTGGTCGAGGCGGCAAATCTGCCGGGTGAGGCGCGGGTGGAGGCCGAACTGCGCCGCCCTATCGGTGAGCGTGAATATGCAAGCCTTGCGTTCACCTCGTCCGGCGACGGGCGTTATCGGTCGACAGAGCCAGTCACGCCAGGCCGCTGGATCATCCGGCTCCGCATCGAAGCGGGCGGCGATGTATGGACCGGAGAAAGCGAGCTGCGATGA